GATCGGTTCTGTGATGAACCAGACCCAGGCCAAACGCTGGCGAATCTCGCCGGTGATCCCGCCGTCGGTGCAGCGCCAGCTGGGCGAGTTCCATCCGGTGGTGGCGCAGGTGCTCTACAACCGGGGGATCAACACGGCGGCGGAGGCGCAGCAGTTCCTGGGAGATGGAACGCTTGACGCCAATCCGTTCGATCTGGCCGATATGAGCAAAGCGGTAGCCCGCATCCGGCAGGCTATCCGCAATCAGGAGCCGATCGCCGTATATGGCGATTTTGATACCGATGGTGTGACGGCGACAGCGTTGCTGGTGCAAGCCCTGCGCGCTCTGGGTGCGATCGTCGAGCCGTACATCCCACACCGGGTGGAAGAAGGCTACGGCCTGAACACCACGGCCCTGAGTATGCTGGCGCAGGATGGCTTCCGGCTGGTGATCACCGTCGACTGTGGTATCCGCGATCTGGATGCGGTGGCCGACAGCGTCTCTTTGGGGCTGGATATGATCGTGACCGATCATCATTCGGTCGGGCCGATCCTGCCTGCTGCGCTGGCAGTCATCGATCCCAAACGGGAAGACTGCCAGTTTCCGGAGAAGATGCTGGCCGGGGTCGGGGTGGCATACTTTCTGGCGGATGCGTTGCTGCGGGTCGCCCACCAGCTGAACGAGCCGGTCGCCCTGGATGCCGAGGACCTGCTGGATCTGGTGGCGATTGGTACGGTGGCCGACCTGGTGCCGCTGGATCGCCCGCTGAACCGGGCGCTGGTACGGCGTGGACTGAAGGTACTCAACACCGCCCGGCGTCCCGGCCTGTATGCGCTGATCGAAGCGGCGGGATTGCGTCCCGGCCAGGTGAACTCCACCAGCATTGGCTTTGCCCTGGGGCCGCGCCTGAATGCTGCAGGCCGGCTGGAGAGCGCCAGTCAGGCCTGTGAGCTGCTGACCACGTCCGATCTGAGCGAGGCGGTGGCGCTGGCGGCGGAGTTGAACGCCCTGAATATACGCCGCCAGGATGAAACGCGCCTGGCCCAGATCAAGGTCCGCGAACTGGCGCTGACAGAGCTGGAAGGCGACCTGCCGCTGATCTTTGCCGCGGATCGGTCGTTTCCATCAGGGCTGGTCGGGCTGGTGGCTGGGCGGCTGGCCGAGGAATTCTACCGCCCGGCAGTGGTCATTGAAGTGGGCGAGGATGAGTGCCGGGGGTCATGCCGCAGTATCCCGGAATTTGATATTGTGCGGGCACTGGATGCGTGTGCAGACCTGCTGATCCGGCATGGCGGCCATTCCCAGGCGGCGGGCTTTTCCGTCCGCCGGGAGAATCTGTTTGACCTCAAGGATCGGTTGTTCCATCTGGCGGAGCAACAGTTGCGCGGGCAGGAATTGCGCCCGGCCCTGATGATCGACGCCGAAGTGCCAATGGAGCAGATCACGCTGGAACTGGCGCAGGCGCTCGGTCAGCTGGAGCCGTTCGGACACCGCAATCCGCAGCCGCTTCTGATGACGGGCAATGTGCAGGTGCTGGATGCGCGGCGGGTGGGCAAGGATGGTGCGCATCTCAAACTGACGCTGGGGGAGATGGGCTTCCGGATTGACGCCATCGCCTTTCGCAGTGGTGAGCAGATGGACAGCCTACCTCGGCGGGTGGATGTGGCGTATCATCTTGAGGTGAATGAATGGAACGGACGCCTGAAGCCCCAGCTTAATGTGCGGGACATTCGACCGGCGAATTAATGTGTTCGGCGCGGGATGTAATGCGTGAGAGAGTGTAGAGGACGATGAAGAAGCTTGCATGGCAGCAGACTTTCAGGCGAATCCTTGTGGCCAGCGCGGCGACGCTTTTCAGCGGGGTGGCGGCGGAAAGTGAACTATCCCCCAGCGCTACCATGGAGAAGAAACCGCTCAAGTTCTC
The genomic region above belongs to Anaerolineae bacterium and contains:
- the recJ gene encoding single-stranded-DNA-specific exonuclease RecJ, with product MIGSVMNQTQAKRWRISPVIPPSVQRQLGEFHPVVAQVLYNRGINTAAEAQQFLGDGTLDANPFDLADMSKAVARIRQAIRNQEPIAVYGDFDTDGVTATALLVQALRALGAIVEPYIPHRVEEGYGLNTTALSMLAQDGFRLVITVDCGIRDLDAVADSVSLGLDMIVTDHHSVGPILPAALAVIDPKREDCQFPEKMLAGVGVAYFLADALLRVAHQLNEPVALDAEDLLDLVAIGTVADLVPLDRPLNRALVRRGLKVLNTARRPGLYALIEAAGLRPGQVNSTSIGFALGPRLNAAGRLESASQACELLTTSDLSEAVALAAELNALNIRRQDETRLAQIKVRELALTELEGDLPLIFAADRSFPSGLVGLVAGRLAEEFYRPAVVIEVGEDECRGSCRSIPEFDIVRALDACADLLIRHGGHSQAAGFSVRRENLFDLKDRLFHLAEQQLRGQELRPALMIDAEVPMEQITLELAQALGQLEPFGHRNPQPLLMTGNVQVLDARRVGKDGAHLKLTLGEMGFRIDAIAFRSGEQMDSLPRRVDVAYHLEVNEWNGRLKPQLNVRDIRPAN